A portion of the Streptomyces sp. YPW6 genome contains these proteins:
- a CDS encoding pyridoxal phosphate-dependent aminotransferase, whose translation MEFRQSSKLNEVCYEIRGPVIEHANALEEAGHSVLRLNTGNPALFGFEAPEEIVQDMIRMLPQAHGYTDSRGVLSARRAVAQRYQSMGLTEVGVDDVFLGNGVSELISMAVQALLEDGDEVLIPAPDFPLWTAVTTLAGGRAVHYVCDEESDWNPDLADMAARITDRTKAVVIINPNNPTGAVYPREILEGILDLARRHGLMVFADEIYDQILYDGAEHHSAAVLAPDLVCLTFSGLSKTYRVAGFRSGWMVVSGPRQHARNYLEGLTMLASMRLCPNAPAQYAIQAALGGRQSIKELVAPGGRLHEQRDRAWERLNEIPGVSCVKPKGALYAFPRIDPKVHEIVDDEKFVLDLLLREKIQVVQGTGFSWPRPDHFRILTLPYADDLDAAISRIGRFLSGYRQ comes from the coding sequence ATGGAGTTCCGGCAGTCCAGCAAGCTCAACGAGGTCTGCTACGAGATCCGGGGCCCGGTCATCGAGCACGCCAACGCCCTGGAGGAAGCGGGCCACAGCGTCCTCCGGCTCAACACGGGCAACCCCGCGCTCTTCGGCTTCGAGGCGCCCGAGGAGATCGTCCAGGACATGATCCGGATGCTGCCGCAGGCCCACGGCTACACCGATTCGCGCGGCGTCCTCTCGGCCCGGCGGGCGGTGGCCCAGCGCTACCAGTCGATGGGGCTGACCGAGGTCGGCGTGGACGACGTGTTCCTCGGCAACGGGGTCTCCGAGCTGATCTCGATGGCCGTGCAGGCGCTGCTGGAGGACGGCGACGAGGTGCTGATCCCGGCTCCGGACTTCCCCCTGTGGACGGCGGTGACCACGCTCGCGGGCGGCAGGGCCGTGCACTACGTCTGCGACGAGGAGTCCGACTGGAACCCGGATCTCGCCGACATGGCCGCCAGGATCACCGACCGGACGAAGGCCGTCGTGATCATCAACCCGAACAACCCCACCGGCGCGGTCTATCCGCGCGAGATCCTGGAAGGCATCCTCGATCTGGCCCGGCGCCACGGGCTGATGGTGTTCGCCGACGAGATCTACGACCAGATCCTGTACGACGGCGCCGAGCACCACAGTGCCGCCGTCCTCGCCCCGGACCTGGTCTGCCTGACCTTCAGCGGCCTGTCGAAGACGTACCGGGTGGCCGGGTTCCGCTCAGGCTGGATGGTGGTGTCCGGCCCGCGCCAGCACGCCCGCAACTACCTGGAGGGCCTGACCATGCTGGCCTCCATGCGGCTGTGTCCCAACGCGCCCGCGCAGTACGCCATTCAGGCCGCGCTCGGGGGCCGGCAGTCCATCAAGGAGCTGGTGGCCCCGGGCGGGCGGCTGCACGAGCAGCGCGACCGGGCCTGGGAGCGGCTGAACGAGATCCCCGGCGTCTCGTGCGTGAAGCCGAAGGGCGCGCTCTACGCCTTCCCGCGGATCGATCCGAAGGTGCACGAGATCGTCGACGACGAGAAGTTCGTGCTCGACCTGCTGCTGCGGGAGAAGATCCAGGTGGTGCAGGGCACCGGCTTCAGCTGGCCGCGCCCGGACCACTTCCGCATCCTGACCCTCCCGTACGCCGACGACCTCGACGCGGCGATCAGCCGCATCGGCCGCTTCCTCAGCGGATACCGACAGTGA
- a CDS encoding helix-turn-helix domain-containing protein — MPRQQQPAARPAARPVRRRSYDQFDATARALDSVGDRWTLLIVRELLGGPRRYTDLHADLPGVSTDVLASRLKDMEQSGLALRRKLPPPSAASVYELTERGHGLLPVLTALAAWGAPALAERRPTDAVRAHWSALPLLGAVTGLTREGILEVRLDEGVFHLRVGGGAEFAPPGPEPYAAVYGYGPADRPDARIVLGAEVCLELARGEATLVEAVKDGRAQVLGDGPLAAELRGE; from the coding sequence ATGCCACGTCAGCAGCAGCCAGCAGCACGTCCAGCAGCACGCCCCGTCCGTCGCCGGAGCTACGACCAGTTCGACGCGACCGCCCGCGCCCTCGACTCCGTCGGGGACCGGTGGACGCTGCTGATCGTCCGTGAACTGCTGGGCGGGCCGCGCCGGTACACGGACCTGCACGCCGACCTGCCCGGCGTCAGCACCGACGTGCTGGCCTCCCGGCTGAAGGACATGGAGCAGTCGGGACTCGCCCTGCGCCGCAAGCTGCCGCCCCCGTCGGCGGCCTCCGTCTACGAGCTGACCGAGCGCGGCCACGGCCTCCTGCCCGTCCTCACCGCCCTCGCCGCATGGGGCGCCCCCGCCCTCGCCGAGCGCCGCCCCACCGACGCGGTGCGGGCCCACTGGTCCGCCCTGCCGCTGCTCGGCGCTGTCACCGGACTCACCCGGGAAGGCATCCTCGAAGTCCGTCTCGACGAGGGCGTGTTCCACCTCCGCGTCGGCGGGGGAGCGGAGTTCGCGCCGCCGGGCCCCGAGCCGTACGCGGCGGTGTACGGCTACGGTCCCGCCGACCGCCCCGACGCCCGGATCGTCCTCGGTGCGGAGGTCTGCCTGGAGCTGGCGCGGGGTGAGGCGACCCTCGTCGAGGCGGTGAAGGACGGCCGCGCGCAGGTGCTGGGCGACGGCCCGCTCGCGGCGGAGCTGCGCGGGGAGTGA
- a CDS encoding uridine kinase has translation MRLEAITWERLARELARYGDGLSADGGGPRLALGVDGAPAARTGEAAERLAEELRLLGRSVLVVPTEGFLRPASLRFEYGKQDADAYLDGWFDTGALWREVFGPLEAGGSGRVLPDLWDSVTDRATRTPYHALPEGGVVVVHGPFLLGHWFPFALTVHLRLSPGALRRRTAEPDRWTLPAFARYEDEAAPTERADVVVRADDPAHPAWSGLPTSG, from the coding sequence GTGCGACTCGAAGCGATCACCTGGGAACGGCTGGCCCGCGAACTGGCCCGGTACGGCGACGGGCTGTCCGCGGACGGCGGCGGCCCCCGGCTCGCCCTCGGGGTTGACGGTGCGCCCGCCGCCCGGACCGGCGAGGCCGCCGAGCGCCTCGCCGAGGAACTGCGGCTGCTCGGCCGCTCGGTCCTGGTGGTCCCCACCGAGGGGTTCCTGCGCCCGGCGAGTCTGCGCTTCGAGTACGGGAAGCAGGACGCGGACGCCTACCTCGACGGCTGGTTCGACACCGGGGCGCTGTGGCGCGAGGTGTTCGGGCCGCTGGAGGCGGGAGGCTCCGGGCGGGTGCTGCCCGATCTCTGGGACTCCGTGACGGACCGTGCCACCCGCACCCCGTACCACGCGCTGCCCGAGGGCGGGGTGGTCGTCGTGCACGGCCCGTTCCTGCTGGGGCACTGGTTCCCGTTCGCGCTCACCGTCCATCTGCGGCTGTCGCCGGGGGCGCTGCGGCGGCGCACGGCGGAGCCGGACCGCTGGACCCTGCCCGCCTTCGCCCGGTACGAGGACGAGGCGGCGCCCACGGAACGGGCGGACGTGGTGGTCCGGGCGGATGATCCCGCGCACCCGGCCTGGTCGGGGCTGCCGACGAGCGGGTGA
- a CDS encoding carbohydrate kinase family protein: protein MNRPEAGGGLLVVGDVVTDVVARHGAALTHGTDTKARIRTLPGGAGANVACWAVRSGCPEVRLLARAGAESAAWHREALEAAGVRAFLAVDDEVPTATVIALVDAAAERTFLTDGGAVLRLAAEDFAPTMLDGVGRLHLSGYLLFAAVSRAAALLALRTAVERGIPVSVDPASAGFLGELGPKRFLEFAEGAELLLPNADEARLLTGLPEPDASAAELSRWFPLVVVTLGAGGAVVAAGGEVIGRVAAPPVPEPVDSTGAGDAFTGGFLAALLAGADEVTAATEGCRAGAAAVATVGGRPPVH from the coding sequence GTGAACCGCCCGGAGGCCGGGGGTGGGCTCCTGGTGGTGGGGGACGTGGTCACCGATGTGGTGGCGCGGCACGGTGCGGCGCTCACGCACGGTACGGACACGAAGGCCCGGATCCGCACTCTGCCGGGCGGCGCGGGCGCCAACGTCGCCTGCTGGGCCGTGCGTTCGGGCTGTCCGGAGGTCCGGCTGCTCGCCCGGGCCGGGGCGGAGTCCGCAGCCTGGCACCGGGAAGCGCTGGAGGCGGCGGGGGTACGGGCGTTCCTCGCGGTGGACGACGAGGTGCCTACGGCGACCGTCATCGCCCTGGTCGACGCGGCGGCGGAGCGCACGTTTCTGACCGATGGCGGGGCGGTCCTGCGGCTCGCCGCCGAGGACTTCGCGCCCACGATGCTCGACGGCGTGGGACGGCTGCATCTCTCCGGCTATCTCCTGTTCGCCGCGGTGAGCCGGGCAGCCGCCCTGCTCGCCCTGCGCACCGCCGTGGAGCGGGGAATTCCGGTGAGCGTGGACCCGGCGTCGGCCGGATTCCTCGGGGAGCTGGGGCCGAAGCGCTTCCTGGAGTTCGCGGAGGGAGCGGAGTTGCTCCTGCCGAACGCGGACGAGGCCCGGCTGCTCACCGGTCTGCCCGAACCGGACGCCTCGGCGGCCGAGCTGAGCCGGTGGTTCCCGCTGGTCGTGGTCACCCTGGGCGCGGGGGGTGCCGTGGTGGCCGCCGGGGGTGAGGTGATCGGCCGCGTTGCCGCCCCGCCGGTGCCCGAGCCGGTCGACTCGACGGGCGCGGGTGACGCGTTCACCGGCGGGTTCCTGGCGGCCCTGCTGGCCGGCGCGGACGAGGTGACCGCCGCGACCGAGGGCTGCCGGGCGGGGGCGGCGGCCGTGGCCACGGTGGGCGGGCGGCCGCCGGTGCACTGA
- a CDS encoding pseudouridine-5'-phosphate glycosidase, whose amino-acid sequence MPQNSPEPYEPVLSAEVRSALHTGLPVVALESTIIAHGLPRPRNLSVARELEGLVRSAGAVPATVAVLDGRARVGLGEDQLERVAEDPAVRKLGHRDLAPALAAGASGATTVSATAFLAARAGVGVFATGGLGGVHREWAADQDESADLRLLARTGITVVCAGIKSILDVPATLQRLETLGVCVVGYGTGHFPGFYLSSSGEPVDWTVRSPEEVVEVIRAREALGGPASALIVANPVAEADQLDPALHDRVLAEALDACRERGISGQGVTPFLLDQLMRRTGGASLEANLAAVRGNVTLAARIAVTATDTP is encoded by the coding sequence ATGCCTCAGAACTCACCAGAACCCTACGAGCCGGTGCTCTCGGCGGAGGTGCGCTCGGCGCTGCATACCGGTCTGCCCGTCGTGGCGCTGGAGTCGACGATCATCGCGCACGGTCTGCCGCGCCCCCGCAACCTCTCCGTCGCCCGCGAGCTGGAGGGGCTCGTACGGTCCGCGGGCGCCGTTCCGGCCACCGTCGCCGTTCTCGACGGCCGGGCCCGTGTGGGCCTCGGCGAGGACCAGTTGGAGCGGGTCGCCGAGGACCCAGCGGTACGCAAGCTGGGGCACCGTGATCTCGCCCCGGCTCTCGCCGCCGGGGCGAGCGGGGCGACGACGGTGTCCGCGACGGCGTTCCTGGCGGCACGGGCGGGCGTCGGCGTCTTCGCCACGGGCGGGCTCGGCGGCGTACACCGGGAATGGGCCGCCGACCAGGACGAGTCGGCCGATCTGCGGCTGCTCGCCCGTACCGGGATCACCGTGGTCTGCGCGGGGATCAAGTCGATCCTCGACGTCCCGGCGACCCTCCAGCGGCTGGAAACCCTCGGCGTCTGCGTCGTCGGCTACGGCACCGGGCACTTCCCCGGCTTCTATCTGAGCAGCTCCGGTGAACCCGTCGACTGGACGGTGCGCAGCCCCGAGGAGGTGGTGGAGGTGATCCGGGCGAGAGAGGCGCTGGGCGGGCCGGCCTCCGCGCTGATCGTCGCCAACCCCGTGGCGGAGGCGGACCAGCTGGATCCGGCCCTGCACGACCGGGTGCTGGCGGAGGCGCTGGACGCGTGCCGGGAGCGGGGCATCTCGGGGCAGGGCGTGACGCCGTTCCTGCTGGACCAGTTGATGCGGAGGACCGGAGGCGCGTCGCTGGAGGCGAACCTCGCGGCCGTACGCGGGAACGTGACGCTCGCGGCGCGGATCGCCGTCACGGCGACGGACACCCCATGA
- a CDS encoding cupin domain-containing protein → MTTHDQAPASFAVHIPDAELVPEPLDPAQVVSGDPVVTGKVLWESPDGRQIRGIWQITPGVVTDTEANELFVVVSGRATVAVEGGATLEVGPGDACVLREGDRTTWTVHETLRKAYHISL, encoded by the coding sequence ATGACGACACATGACCAGGCCCCCGCCTCCTTCGCCGTGCACATCCCGGATGCCGAACTCGTACCGGAACCCCTCGATCCGGCGCAGGTCGTCTCGGGGGACCCCGTGGTGACGGGCAAGGTGCTGTGGGAGTCGCCCGACGGCCGGCAGATCCGGGGCATCTGGCAGATCACGCCCGGTGTGGTCACCGACACGGAGGCGAACGAGCTGTTCGTGGTCGTGAGCGGCCGGGCGACGGTCGCGGTCGAGGGCGGGGCGACGCTGGAGGTCGGCCCGGGGGACGCCTGCGTCCTGCGCGAGGGTGACCGGACGACCTGGACCGTTCACGAGACGCTCCGCAAGGCGTACCACATCAGCCTCTGA
- a CDS encoding MFS transporter yields MTRPLSSPPVPAVGLPALQRRTSAVLVISQILGGLGVAIGIALAPMLAAEVSGSEALSGLAPTASVLGTALLSLPLAALMTSRGRRAGLTVAYLIGALGGGLVVLATMLPSFPLLLLGMAGFGAGSLAGLQARFAAADLVGPERRGRAISTVVWATTIGSVLGPNISAPASRLFRGTPVPEAAGPFLCSAAVFLVAALVVALALRPDPLLTARALAPEGPAGPPKRSLRSGIEAVRVSPMARLALVTITVSHTAMVSIMVMTPVDLSRHGAGLQLIGLVISGHIAGMYAFSPVMGWLADRFGRLTVIGLAVGLLTCAALLAGTAGPRHGQTAAGLFVLGLGWSAGMIAGSALLTDAVPRSAQAAVQGLSDLTMSAAAGIGGAAAGVIVAQWGYGLLNALGAALLLPVAALALRRSLRRPAAADG; encoded by the coding sequence GTGACGCGTCCCCTCTCCTCTCCCCCGGTCCCGGCCGTCGGCCTGCCCGCTCTGCAGCGGCGGACGTCGGCCGTGCTCGTCATCAGCCAGATACTCGGCGGCCTCGGCGTGGCCATCGGGATCGCCCTGGCCCCGATGCTCGCCGCCGAGGTGAGCGGATCGGAGGCGCTGTCCGGCCTTGCGCCGACCGCGTCCGTCCTCGGCACGGCGCTGCTGTCTCTGCCACTGGCCGCCCTGATGACCTCCCGGGGCCGCCGGGCCGGACTGACGGTGGCCTATCTGATCGGTGCGCTGGGCGGCGGGCTGGTGGTCCTGGCCACGATGCTGCCGAGCTTCCCGCTGCTGCTGCTCGGCATGGCGGGGTTCGGCGCGGGGTCGCTGGCCGGTCTTCAGGCACGGTTCGCCGCGGCCGACCTCGTGGGGCCGGAGCGGCGGGGGCGGGCGATCTCCACCGTGGTCTGGGCGACCACGATCGGCTCGGTCCTGGGCCCCAACATCTCGGCCCCGGCGAGCCGGCTGTTCCGCGGTACGCCGGTGCCCGAGGCGGCCGGGCCCTTCCTCTGCTCGGCCGCGGTCTTTCTGGTCGCCGCACTCGTCGTGGCGCTCGCGCTGCGCCCGGATCCGCTCCTCACCGCCCGGGCCCTGGCTCCCGAGGGCCCGGCGGGGCCGCCGAAGCGCTCCCTGCGCTCCGGGATCGAGGCCGTGCGCGTGTCCCCCATGGCGCGGCTCGCCCTGGTGACGATCACCGTGTCGCACACCGCCATGGTGTCGATCATGGTGATGACCCCGGTCGACCTGAGCCGGCACGGTGCCGGTCTCCAGCTGATCGGGCTCGTCATCAGCGGGCACATCGCGGGCATGTACGCGTTCTCGCCGGTGATGGGGTGGCTGGCCGACCGGTTCGGCCGACTGACCGTGATCGGGCTCGCCGTCGGACTGCTGACCTGCGCCGCGCTGCTCGCGGGCACGGCCGGGCCCCGGCACGGGCAGACCGCGGCGGGCCTCTTCGTGCTGGGGCTCGGCTGGTCGGCGGGGATGATCGCCGGTTCGGCGCTGCTCACCGACGCGGTGCCCCGGTCCGCCCAGGCGGCGGTCCAGGGGCTGAGTGACCTGACCATGAGCGCGGCGGCGGGCATCGGCGGGGCGGCGGCCGGAGTGATCGTCGCCCAGTGGGGGTACGGGCTCCTCAACGCGCTCGGCGCCGCGCTGCTGCTCCCGGTCGCCGCGCTCGCCCTGCGCCGGAGCCTGCGGCGGCCGGCAGCGGCCGACGGCTGA
- a CDS encoding methylated-DNA--[protein]-cysteine S-methyltransferase, whose protein sequence is MDSYEVGGEPTVAWDVVDSGVGPLLLAATATGLVTVAFHARPAVRDATLDRLRTRFGTEPVAAPGSARLAEPIRELAAYFAGAARDFDLALDWSLTSGFQREVLRELASGVPYGTVVGYGELAARVGRPEGAQAVGAAMGANPLPVVVPCHRVVESDGGLGGFGGGTETKRRLLALEGVLPQPLF, encoded by the coding sequence ATGGACAGCTACGAGGTCGGAGGAGAGCCGACCGTCGCATGGGACGTCGTGGACAGCGGCGTCGGCCCGCTGCTGCTCGCGGCGACCGCGACCGGCCTGGTGACCGTGGCCTTCCACGCCCGCCCCGCCGTCCGCGACGCGACACTCGACCGGTTGCGGACCAGGTTCGGCACGGAACCGGTGGCGGCCCCCGGCTCCGCCCGGCTCGCCGAGCCGATACGCGAGCTCGCGGCGTACTTCGCGGGCGCGGCGCGGGACTTCGACCTCGCCCTGGACTGGTCGCTGACCTCCGGCTTCCAGCGTGAGGTGCTCCGCGAGCTGGCGTCCGGGGTGCCCTACGGGACGGTCGTCGGGTACGGCGAGCTGGCCGCGCGGGTGGGCCGGCCGGAGGGGGCGCAGGCGGTGGGCGCGGCCATGGGCGCCAACCCGCTGCCGGTGGTGGTGCCGTGCCACCGGGTGGTGGAGAGCGACGGGGGCCTGGGCGGGTTCGGCGGCGGTACGGAGACCAAGCGACGGCTGCTGGCACTGGAGGGGGTGCTGCCGCAGCCGCTGTTCTAG
- a CDS encoding glycerophosphodiester phosphodiesterase family protein: MFVRTATASTTAVALLGAGALLLPADRPETPDPVSAQRANPVVVAHRGASGYAPENTLAAADAADALGIDWVENDVQRSRDGVLVVLHDTNLKRTTDVEEVFPDRAPWAVKDFTAAELAELDAGSWFGEQFAGARIPTLTQFLHRLERNRQKLLLEIKSPATYPGIERDIIRTLGRSGWLDRSHVRNRLVIQSFGADSVKTVHALRPDITTGFLGTPAVADLPSYAAFTDQINPSYATIGADYVAAVQRLKGPHGKRLRVNTWTVNKAADAVKARDYGVDGIITNFPDVVRDATS, translated from the coding sequence GTGTTCGTCCGTACCGCAACCGCCTCCACCACGGCCGTCGCCCTGCTCGGCGCAGGCGCCCTGCTGCTGCCCGCCGACCGGCCCGAGACCCCGGATCCGGTCTCCGCGCAGCGGGCGAACCCGGTCGTCGTGGCCCACCGGGGAGCGTCGGGCTACGCCCCGGAGAACACCCTCGCCGCCGCCGACGCCGCGGACGCGCTCGGCATCGACTGGGTCGAGAACGACGTCCAGCGCAGCCGCGACGGCGTGCTCGTCGTGCTGCACGACACCAACCTGAAGCGCACGACGGACGTCGAGGAGGTCTTCCCCGACCGGGCGCCGTGGGCGGTGAAGGACTTCACCGCGGCGGAGCTGGCGGAACTCGACGCGGGCAGCTGGTTCGGGGAGCAGTTCGCCGGGGCCCGGATCCCGACGCTCACCCAGTTCCTGCACCGCCTGGAGCGCAACCGGCAGAAGCTGCTCCTGGAGATCAAGAGCCCGGCGACCTACCCGGGCATCGAGCGCGACATCATCCGGACCCTGGGCCGGTCGGGGTGGCTGGACCGCTCCCACGTGCGGAACCGGCTGGTCATCCAGAGCTTCGGCGCCGACAGCGTGAAGACGGTGCACGCCCTGCGCCCCGACATCACGACCGGCTTCCTGGGCACTCCGGCGGTGGCGGATCTGCCCTCGTACGCGGCGTTCACCGACCAGATCAACCCGTCGTACGCGACGATCGGCGCCGACTACGTGGCGGCGGTCCAGCGGCTGAAGGGCCCGCACGGCAAGCGTCTGCGGGTGAACACGTGGACGGTCAACAAGGCCGCGGACGCGGTGAAGGCGCGTGACTACGGAGTCGACGGCATCATCACCAACTTCCCCGACGTGGTGCGCGACGCGACGAGCTGA
- a CDS encoding MHYT domain-containing protein, translated as MQGTVDGFTYGLVTPVAAFLMAALGAALGLRCTTRSLHATRSCRVGWLALGSLSIGSGVWTMHFVAMTGFTVQETPISYDKPLTFAGLAVAVVMTGIGIFIVGYRGATRMALITGGTITGLGIASMHYLGMAGMRMAARFAYDIPLVVLSVLIAGCAATAALWAAVTLRGALSGLGASVLMAVAVTGMHYTGMAALDVHLHLPATLSSDLSAVLPGDRPAEMIGPMLVGPGCFLLLAAVVLLFDPRAVAGGPGPDLRLRGRPGDTRDRMVPRARRHVRQDPRGRGRRPRSTAREDAGRAWYR; from the coding sequence ATGCAGGGAACAGTCGACGGGTTCACCTACGGCCTGGTGACTCCGGTCGCGGCGTTCCTCATGGCCGCCCTGGGAGCCGCCCTCGGGCTCCGCTGCACCACCCGGTCCCTGCACGCCACACGCTCCTGTCGGGTCGGCTGGCTGGCGCTGGGCTCGCTGTCCATCGGATCCGGGGTGTGGACCATGCACTTCGTCGCGATGACGGGCTTCACCGTCCAGGAGACGCCGATCTCCTACGACAAGCCCCTCACCTTCGCCGGCCTTGCCGTGGCCGTGGTGATGACCGGCATCGGCATCTTCATTGTCGGGTACCGGGGCGCGACCCGCATGGCGTTGATCACGGGCGGCACGATCACCGGCCTCGGAATCGCCTCGATGCACTATCTCGGCATGGCGGGCATGCGCATGGCCGCCAGGTTCGCGTACGACATCCCCCTGGTCGTCCTCTCGGTGCTGATCGCCGGGTGCGCCGCCACGGCCGCGCTGTGGGCGGCCGTCACACTGCGGGGAGCCCTCTCCGGCCTCGGCGCGAGCGTCCTGATGGCCGTCGCGGTCACCGGGATGCACTACACCGGCATGGCGGCGCTCGACGTGCACCTGCACCTGCCGGCCACCTTGTCCTCCGACCTGTCCGCCGTCCTGCCCGGAGACCGGCCCGCCGAGATGATCGGCCCGATGCTGGTGGGCCCCGGCTGCTTCCTGCTCCTCGCCGCCGTGGTGCTCCTGTTCGACCCCAGGGCGGTGGCGGGCGGGCCCGGTCCGGACCTCCGCCTCCGAGGCCGCCCGGGGGACACCCGGGACCGCATGGTCCCGCGGGCGCGACGGCACGTGCGGCAGGATCCGCGCGGGCGCGGGCGGCGCCCGCGGAGCACCGCCCGGGAGGACGCGGGAAGAGCCTGGTACCGCTGA
- the uvrB gene encoding excinuclease ABC subunit UvrB: protein MRPVSHIERSMRPFEVVSPYQPSGDQPTAIAELERRIRADEKDVVLLGATGTGKSATTAWMIEKLQRPTLVMAPNKTLAAQLANEFRELLPNNAVEYFVSYYDYYQPEAYVPQSDTYIEKDSSINEEVERLRHSATNSLLTRRDVVVVASVSCIYGLGTPQEYVDRMVQLKVGEEIDRDQLLRRFVEMQYTRNDLAFTRGTFRVRGDTIEIFPVYEELAVRIEMFGDEIENLSTLHPLTGEIISEDPTVHVFPASHYVAGPERMERAVSGIEQELEQRLAELEKQGKMLEAQRLRMRTTYDIEMLRQIGTCSGVENYSMHFDDRAPGTAPNTLLDYFPDDFLLVLDESHVTVPQIGAMYEGDASRKRTLVDHGFRLPSAMDNRPLKWEEFLERIDQTVYLSATPGKYELSRGDGFVEQIIRPTGLVDPEVVVKPTEGQIDDLVHEIRERTERDERVLVTTLTKKMAEDLTDYFLELGIQVRYLHSDVDTLRRIELLRELRSGEYDVLVGINLLREGLDLPEVSLVAILDADKQGFLRSGTSLIQTIGRAARNVSGQVHMYADKVTPAMEQAIDETNRRREKQIAYNTERGIDPQPLRKKINDIVATIAREEIDTEQLLGTGYRQGKETKAPVPALGGQAAKGGAKGAAKGKAAGPGAVTGDRPATELAGIIEEMTDRMRAAAADLQFEVAARLRDEVGELKKELRQMKEAGMA, encoded by the coding sequence ATGCGGCCCGTTTCCCACATCGAACGTTCCATGCGGCCCTTCGAGGTCGTCAGCCCCTACCAGCCCAGCGGTGACCAGCCGACGGCCATCGCCGAGCTGGAGCGGCGTATCCGCGCCGATGAGAAGGACGTCGTCCTGCTCGGCGCGACCGGCACCGGAAAGTCGGCGACCACCGCCTGGATGATCGAGAAGCTGCAGCGCCCCACCCTGGTGATGGCGCCGAACAAGACGCTCGCCGCCCAGCTGGCCAACGAGTTCCGTGAGCTCCTCCCGAACAACGCGGTGGAGTATTTCGTCTCGTACTACGACTACTACCAGCCCGAGGCGTACGTCCCGCAGTCGGACACCTACATCGAGAAGGACTCCTCCATCAACGAGGAGGTCGAGCGGCTGCGCCACTCCGCGACCAATTCGCTGCTCACCCGGCGCGACGTCGTCGTGGTCGCCTCCGTCTCCTGCATCTACGGACTCGGGACGCCCCAGGAGTACGTGGACCGCATGGTCCAGCTCAAGGTCGGCGAGGAGATCGACCGCGACCAGCTGCTGCGCCGCTTCGTCGAGATGCAGTACACCCGCAACGACCTGGCGTTCACGCGCGGCACCTTCCGGGTCCGGGGCGACACCATCGAGATCTTCCCGGTCTACGAGGAGCTCGCCGTCCGCATCGAGATGTTCGGCGACGAGATCGAGAACCTCTCCACGCTCCACCCGCTCACCGGCGAGATCATCAGCGAGGACCCCACCGTCCACGTCTTCCCCGCCAGCCACTACGTCGCCGGGCCCGAGCGCATGGAGCGGGCCGTCAGCGGCATCGAGCAGGAGCTGGAGCAGCGTCTGGCCGAGCTGGAGAAGCAGGGCAAGATGCTGGAGGCCCAGCGCCTGCGCATGCGCACCACGTACGACATCGAGATGCTCCGCCAGATCGGCACCTGCTCCGGCGTCGAGAACTACTCGATGCACTTCGACGACCGCGCGCCCGGCACCGCCCCCAACACCCTCCTCGACTACTTCCCGGACGACTTCCTGCTCGTCCTGGACGAGTCCCACGTCACCGTCCCGCAGATCGGCGCGATGTACGAGGGCGACGCCTCCCGCAAGCGGACCCTCGTGGACCACGGGTTCCGGCTGCCCTCCGCCATGGACAACCGGCCGCTGAAGTGGGAGGAGTTCCTGGAGCGGATCGACCAGACGGTCTACCTCTCCGCCACCCCGGGGAAGTACGAGCTCTCGCGTGGCGACGGGTTCGTCGAGCAGATCATCCGCCCCACCGGCCTCGTCGACCCCGAGGTCGTGGTCAAGCCCACCGAGGGCCAGATCGACGACCTGGTCCACGAGATCCGGGAGCGCACCGAGCGCGACGAGCGGGTCCTGGTCACCACGCTCACCAAGAAGATGGCCGAGGACCTCACCGACTACTTCCTGGAGCTCGGCATCCAGGTCCGCTATCTGCACAGCGACGTCGACACCCTGCGCCGCATCGAGCTGCTGCGCGAGCTGCGCTCCGGTGAGTACGACGTGCTCGTCGGCATCAACCTGCTGCGCGAGGGCCTCGACCTCCCCGAGGTGTCCCTCGTGGCCATTCTCGACGCCGACAAGCAGGGCTTCCTGCGCTCCGGCACCTCGCTCATCCAGACCATCGGCCGCGCCGCCCGCAACGTCTCCGGCCAGGTCCACATGTACGCCGACAAGGTCACCCCGGCCATGGAGCAGGCGATCGACGAGACGAACCGGCGCCGCGAGAAGCAGATCGCCTACAACACCGAGCGGGGCATCGACCCGCAGCCGCTGCGCAAGAAGATCAACGACATCGTCGCGACGATCGCCCGCGAGGAGATCGACACCGAACAGCTTCTCGGCACCGGCTACCGGCAGGGCAAGGAGACCAAGGCCCCGGTGCCCGCGCTCGGCGGCCAGGCGGCCAAGGGCGGGGCGAAGGGGGCGGCGAAGGGCAAGGCCGCCGGGCCCGGCGCGGTGACCGGCGACCGGCCCGCGACCGAACTGGCCGGGATCATCGAGGAGATGACCGACCGGATGCGGGCTGCCGCCGCGGATCTGCAGTTCGAGGTGGCCGCCCGGCTGCGCGACGAGGTCGGCGAACTGAAGAAGGAGCTGCGGCAGATGAAGGAAGCGGGCATGGCCTGA